The sequence taaCTAATtgtcttttaaaaagaaattaatcattaAGCTAAGATTgtatattaacagaatttaaaatcttaacttataagtttgtaacataatttgtgtatcatattttattcttaaaaaaatttgatgtgtagGGAGAATTGCATAATAAATTAGTGATTATAgtatctcattattttatttaacgtatttaaaattttgattgaatgCCAAGTCTATAAACAGGACAAAATTGTGTTAAGATATTactattatatgtaatattacaaaacttttttaaaaacttactttaaactttttagtcatactttcatcaaattattatcatgcattgcatgagtttaattagtaggctaatctggatttcaaaagataacatcatatattgatatgtctaatatatttataaaatctcaaacaaattttcaatcaaatatttactatacaaagtaacaaaatagtgaagtttttgattattgaaatacagttgtaaattaacaaaagttttttttgtcatataaattttacaaatttacccccTTTATGgtgggatgtttgcaaaagaaaCGGTGTGGAATATTGTACTGTCACCTGACCTtagtaactgcaaaatttcatcaataggcaatgttaggaagtatattaaattattacacctgcacccttaatttatcccCATACAGagagatgtttgcaaaagtaatggtggaatattgaaTTGTCACCTGATCTTAGTAAccgtataaaatttcatcaattggcaatgtcaggaagtatgctAAATTatggatgcaagatttgaggacaaacatgaaaaaagaaacattgaattaaaataaaggaagtaataaaaagatGTCAACATCTAAATTAAATAccattaatgaatgaattatatgTATTTTCAACTTTGAGTTACTATCAGCATCTTCAAACTAAAGAAACAAGATGTGATTCAGTCTGGatcatttttaatgcttttatatgTCATTAACTAACAATGGGTAAAGTGAATAAAAAGGAGTTGATGTTAccactacagtgtttttaagttGTAACTTTGTTTTTCTGGAAAGGTAGTtagttataacttaatttttgatgtgaataAAGTGAAGATACAACCTACTTAAGTCTAGTACAACTTCATTATTTTGGAACTTAGGTAGGGTAAACTCCACTTTGTCAGTTGTCTTTGACATCGCGATGTTTCAAGCGATGAAGGAGGAAAGACATATACAGAAAGAAGTTATGAGTAGATGTAAGGTATTGATGCGTTTCAAGATTGAAAGTATTGATTTTCTAACTTCATATCTTATGCCAAACAGTGATGAAACTCTGGGAAAAACACTAACCCCAAGAAATCACATGGATATATCTTTATGTTATACTGCTGATCCTGGATTTCAGAGTGGAGTGGGGGAAAATTTTGTTGTACACAAAGACCAATCAACAGTCTGTAAAAGTATTAACAATGTTATGGGTCATATTCTTGAAAAAGCTCAGCAGGATTCATTTTCCCAGTACAGCACAACAGATGAATAATGCAGTTAGTGTGACAAATGCACTATTATTTACAAACTGTTGTTGGTGCATTAGATTGCatccacgtaaaaataaaaatgccatcaATCTTCGGGGACGAATATATAATTGCAAGGGTAATGTGTCAGTGTTATAGTCAGGCAATGTGTGATTCAGAGGAAATGTTTACAAGCATTAACGCCGAGCTCTGGGCACAATGCAAGAATATAGGGAATGATTGATATTAAAGACATAATCTTTCGATATGACGTCGCTGCTTGTTTGATAGGCGACTCTAGCTACAGTATATCTGCATGGTTGATCGCACCATTTAAGCCACTTGCAGGTGACATTCAACATCGATTTAACAGCAAACATGCTAAAGAAAGAGTTTTTGGTCAGCTCAAACAGAGGTTCCCAATCCTCAGGAACTGCATGCAAGCATCACTAGAAACGGTACCAAAATTAATAGGAGCTGTGCTGTGTCATAGTTATAACTATTCGTAAAAATTGTATCCTTAGTTTTCTGGATACCACTCCTCTCAAGGTAGATATAATTACCTAAATGTAGTGTTTGTTTATTCACTTTGTTTTGACTAAAAGCTATCAACTACACCCTAGAGTTGTTCAGAAGCAAGGGATTGATTACCTATTCCCTATCTGATCTTTAGTGCAGTTAACAGAATAACAAATACAGCACACACTAACATAATAAAAAGGTTAAgttgtagtaaataaattaacattagaaaatggtaaaatttattacttataaatattatacaagatatttacagaaattacattagcaattaaaataattatgaaaaatgtattccTTCCTTATTAAATGCATGCagtaacctgaaaaaaaaatgaatgtatttgctaataaaacaaataattgtaataattctaGTTATTGCTAGTGAGACCCATTAACTTTCCTTGATATTACATTATGCTTaacatcaattaaataatttcatagataataatattatatagactTTGATTTTGGCACTATAgcaatttcttcatttataaacAATCGGTTATCGCACCTTCCCCTACATTTAATATGATCTGATTCAGCCTTCTCTTCCTAATAATTACATCCACTTATCCCTGTAATAAGTGTTTCAACTCTTTTACAATGAGCTGTGTAATGAGTGCTGGCCTCAGTAAGTTGCaagttttcaaaaaagttaattttgaagaGATAAACAAACATGTGTCCCTGCAagtttaatataaagaattaagaaaaacctttctctacaatttactttaaaaagtctTGCATGTTATCTCCAGTGAATCATTTGAtgcaagtgaaataaaaatatgaaattaaaaagtaaggtACATGGTTAAACTTTTGTTTGGATGACAAGTATTGATGTATTAAACCTTTTGAAGCTTTCGTTCTATGttgcattacttttttaaagaaaaaaaaagggttaaCATTTTATGGGAAAATAAACCAACGCTATTTAACCGGTGCATTACTAAGTGGGGTATTCTGACTACCCCAGTTTCATTTATtccctataataattttatctgaagaGATATATATTTGAGGTTTTCATGACTTAGtcctaaaatgattgaaattcaTTCACGCTCGTGACTGgcccattttttgtttttatagttattattgacaGGATATATTGGTGGGATTGTGAGACTACTCTGCTTGGTATGAAATGTCTTGCttggtattaaattcttatttgtcaaaaatgaaagttttacaaaatatttttctcattcatcttcgttgtttaattttttcattgctgAATTTTACCACACTCCCTTGTTTAgctcaaataacaatttttgccCAACAGAAAGAAAAGGTTCAATCTTCAATGTCAGGTTTCACAGATGACTTGACTGTAGTTTCTTATGCTCCAAAAAGGGGCAAGTTGGTAATCTTACTTTCTACTCAGTATCATGAGAGGTGGTGAAGAAAGTGAATACAAACCTGAAGCAATACTCCATTACAACAAAACTAAAGGTGCTGTAGATAATGGAGACAAAATGACAAGAGAATACAGCTGTGTTCTCAGAGGAATCAGGTGGTGACCAGTAAGACTTTTCATGGAGATGGTAGATATTGTAGCACTGAATGCATgtattctgtacaaaaaaaatctccTGTGTGGCAGGAGAATAATCACTGACGGAAACTCTTATGACTGAGCTGGCATTTGGACTCAGCAAAGGCAACGTGGAGAAAAGAGCTAGTAATATCAACAGTCTTCATAAGGATGTACAAAATGCACTGAAATTCTGACAGCAATGATCCAACCCGAGTTCCAACTTACCAACACCACAGTGATATCAAGATTGCAAGAGGAACGAAGATCGTAAAACAAGATTTTATTGTGTAATGTACAAGAAACCTGTTTGCAATATACATAGAGAAGAAACTATTATTGTGAAGTGCATTTTATGCAAAAATGTACCTGAATGAACAGTTcaagaatgttatttattattttgagacaAAGTACTAGTTTACAGCAATGACAGCCAATTCACTGCATACAATTCTGCCACCTGGGATTGTAGCCACTTTTGCATAGAGAATTTCAATTCTTCACTTTCCTTGAATAATTGAGACGCAAGCCAGTTTTTGAGGTGTAAGAAGATATGGTAGTTACTGGGTGCGAGATCAGGACTGTAACGAGGATGATCAAAAACCTCCCatccaaatttttgaattgtttctgttgtgcatgCAAGCTGTGTGTGAACATATGCTGTGAAAAAGCATGATAAACAGCAGATGCTCCTGATTTCATCATTCCCTGTTGGTTTTGGATGGCACGACGCAATTTAGAAAGTGTTTCATAATAGACTTGTGATGTGATGGATGTTTCAGtttccatgaaatcaatcaaaagcacaCCCTTTTTTAGGTCCCAGAATAGAGTTGCAATAATTTTCCTTTGGGACTaggcttgtttgaatttttcaaagCGATCGTCAGTCCAGACATTAGGCTTGCCACTTCTCTGTTCATCGTGAAAATTTGAGTGGTGTTCCTTAAACTCACAACACTATTGCctcacttttccttcactcaATGCAGTAGGCCCATGTGTTTCACACAATTGATAGTAAATTTCAGTAGCATTATGTCCTCTTGAATTTAGAAATCTGCTCAGTGATTGAAATTTATAGCTGGTGGGATTTGTTATTCCCATACTCATTTTAACACACTTGTCTCACAAAGGCAAACATCTTGACAGCAATGCGGCAGTTATATGCCCAACAAACCACTTAAAGCTACTGTGCATACGCAAACCAATCAGTGTTGCCAATTACTATTTATAACTCATCGGCCCTTCCTTGTGAACCATGTATTGTATACatcatttttataagattaattatattaaaataatgaaaaataatatgctaCTTACATTATAAAATCATCAATATCCATAACTCGAGCTCGTTTTTCTGCAGCACCACAGTCACTGAGaatactttctattttttcttttatatcaaatCCTTCTGGTATTGCCTAAAAGTAGAATACTCTGATAAATGAACagcaacaattaattttacttagataaatctGCTAATAAACTCTAAAATTTTGGAATACTTgataaaccatatttttaatcTGTCTATAGCTGTAATTACTGTAcatgtttgtaaaaatttctgtataataatCTCTTATTGAAATGATTAAAACTTATAGGTCAGTATGTGAGAAACAGTTACAGGTACACTTCGAAAGATTCAAGTGCATTCATACCATGCACAACTTCTACCTTTATTCTTTCTGAAAACATCACAAGTTCTTCACAAACATGACTGAAGTACCACAAACTTAAAACATctatacgtataataaatatatatattaaagagggCACTACATGAACACAGAATTTTTGTCTTAGAAAAAATatctaccaataaaaaaaaaaaactgtttttactgCTTTAGTATGTATTAACAACACTGTAACATTTATAAACTTACCATAACAACAAGTATCTTCAGCcatttgatttcaattttatctaaaaatgggAGGTAtacaaaataatccattttttacaatGATTAGCTAATACAGTGCCCATTATAAATcaagtgttatttatatttataaaaaaggttgtacaataggaaaaatataaacaaaattgaataatataattacaaaactatCTTTGTGTTTTAAGCTAACAACTATGAGGGCAGTATATCATGTACAAAcataagttaacaaaaaagaatgGACTCTAGTTTAACATATAGTGAATGTAAATTTAGAacatcatttgtattttattttataatttccattttcaaattttcttggaTTAAAGAATGATAAACATACCACAGCTTTAAAATATTGCTTACTTCAAGTAAAATTATCACAGATGATCAATTAAAAAGCTTaagattttctaaataaaaaaaggtgaaattgTAGTTggcattttaaataacttttttttaaattaattaacaaaaaaaataaaaaccgacttcaaataaaaatagtactaaaatgttacaaataattatatttttatttattaactaaagcaaaaatatttacaacaaataactctatttttgaagtctttaccagccaacacaagttaaacaaaaagaaaaaccttatGATCTATATAATGCAACTCCCACTTCAGgcaatgcaaaattggtaatagaagttttactacaataaaattagatctacaaaaatataatataataataaaatgcgacacacaaaaatatgatataacaaTACTTTATAGATACTTATGTAGAACTATTATCATTAAGTATATATGCCTTAGCAAACTCAAGATAAGGTATGATCATGAGATGCTCTATCTTCTTATAtgctcttgagatcccatttCACATGTGGGAATCCCATTTAGTTGCCTTCCAGTCGGTTGAggtattaattttacataacttgatgtttaatttgtgttggttggcactgacttcaaaaatagttatttgttgtaaatacttttactttagttgataaataaaaatataactatttgtaacattttagtacaattattttctgaagttggttttttataaaaattagtttgtttcttaatttttagtgtatatatatatattctaacatGGCCTACGAGCATGATTAGGGCCTTTtccctgataaaaataaaatattctgatgtcAACATTTTGTTGACATTCATTCTCAGTCATAATATTccattgttttacatatttcttttttattagtactcTGCACTGATAGATAATACTAGTTGTTAGTTTTAATACTGTGTAAAGTAAGAGATTTTCTGTGTATTTGATCACTATCAGCTGAGATGGCTGtataaagttgtttaattttgcaAACGTAGTACGagtaatttgttgtaaatacttttactttagttaattaataaaaatataattatttgtaactttttagtggtattatttaatgaaatcagtttttatttttattttttatagattattttataaaagctcCTCTTTTTGTACTGTGCAGTCGACAGCTGTGTTGAGTCGTtctggtttttgtatttttcctaagattatcatcggatttggttaaaatttatatgagacCGTTCTGAAAGTatactcttttgattaaaaaaagattatcaaaatCAGTTCATCAATGTCAGAgatattatcatatattaaaaaaaattgtatgataatctttttagaagttagttaaaaaaaaataaaagtttttattaagcacagagcataaaaaaatatgatttagagATCCAcagagataaaatttataatatatttacacaacAAAAATGTAGAAATGGATCCAAAGtacaagagaaaatatttttctaaagtataaTACACAGATATTATGAGAATATATGATGATTAACCTTGTTCATTAGAGAGCAAGCTGTTGTATAATTCTTTTCAAGCAATGCTAAAACGGTACTCTGTTTAAAAGCTGCacttaacgttttattttttctgacaaaAGCAATACGAGTCAATCCATCCCATTCCTTGAAGTTAATTGGAGGAGGTGGATTCCGTGGTTCTATTCGTACCACATTTGATTCAACCTTTGGAGGTggcctgaaattattttttccaacctgaacagaaataatattataaaaattacacttcaaattcattaaaaacaagcTGAAATGATGAATTTACCAAAATCCTTCCATTTTGTGGTAATctagaataacattttttcaatgcaattatcattttcatttttatgtacgtatgcatatgtatatttaaaaaaaaataaactgataaaagcAGTTCATGTAACTTTTTGGATATAATGAGACTTTACTTGAATGTTATCTATTAACATTTAACTGATCCTATGCTTTCAACTGCATCATTATTGTAATAGATTTATTTCCTAGAACATTATATgctttataatacataatttacacATTACCAAATTCATCTCGGCCTTTCAAATAATATGATTTCAACTTTCCTCATACTAGTCATTAACCTTGTCATGCTCTGGACTAAAGCAGTATTTATTAGACTTACAAGGAgctaattattcagttttttgatAATTATGTACAATTAATAACTCGCCTACAATTTtgaatatacattattttgaaatttggaatatacctaCCTTATTTAGAACCTAAGTTATTTGttacaattgaaataatttgtCAGAAACGCCTTTCACCTGAGCTTAAATCCCTTATAAATTGTATTgtactttttccaaaaatttcataatttaacactgcacaagtgtaatatacattattttcagattaaataatttggttaagtttgttaattaagttaagaatgatattaaattcacttaagaataaattaagttagattaagtgcaatataatttttttggggaaTAAATAACTAAGtttgtgaaatttaattgagtttagttaGATTTAGGTCTAGGATGAAGGGTACAGTTAGGTACCCTTGAGTTTAGTTAGGTAAGGTAATCAACAATTTTGTGTACTGAACTTCTTagaatatcaacataacctaacttTGCTCACCAACTTCATccaattaaccttaaatattctCCTAGTTTGTAAGAAGAATTAACTTTGACTTctggttattttattacagtgttTATCTGAACAAAAgcttttattaaatgatatataaatgaattgagttagtttatttgtttacaataataagaaagtaatattcAATACAGGTGTTTGATTAtgtttaattctgaagaaaaaaaaggaaatgaataaataagatttttttttgctttttgtaaataagttattTGCTTTCAACCATCTGGTATCAGAatgttttacacatgaaaaaagaatgttttcataattaatcttttgaaaaaatcatCTGAACTGTTACATATTTTTAGTAGAGCTAATTAAAAAGGGACAGTTGAGATGTTCCATCAGAATTTCTGCAGTTTGGAAGTGAGCTGGAGTGTTAGCTGTGTTATCATCTAACCTTATCCATTGATTTAGGTTATTTaccattaagattatttttagacttatgttactattaattatttatcttttatgttacttgataatagatttttgtattattactgattagtaaaacttttataaaatgatgtgttttagAAGTGATCAGTGaatctgcattaaaaaatatctatgtaaAGATATATATGATAGAAACAATAtcataatacagaattaaattgaaATTGCCTCAGACAATGTAAAAGTAGCATTTAGAGAACCTTACATATCacaacatgaaatttaaaattgagaTTACAGTATGATGACAGTTGAAATTAGCCTTCAGTGATGTGTATTTTAATGGAGTTTTATGTAAgaataagttttagtttttgaGTCAGTGCATTCGACTAGTCTTGCTCATTAAGTGAAGTAAGAGGGACGCCACATATTTTTACTGGAGGGAGAGGACACCATACTTTTAACAATTTtgctgtaaaattttgttaaaataataaactttaagtaataaaaaatgtattataattttcaaaatattgtttacaatataCTTATATACTGTAAATATTGGATGTATATGTAAATTCTCTTTCCTTTTCTTCTGTACAAGAGGAGTAGGCTCCCCACTCGACAGGGCGGAAACATTCCATCTTGGTTTATCAGCAACAAGGAGCGTTCTCATTGCTTTATCATTACTGTTCTTAACATTCTTATTGCTTTTATGAagttatttgatgttttttaatgtaattaattatggaAATAGTTAACATACATCATTGTTATTATGtaatagtgttaaaaataatcacatattTTGGAGCAGTGACTCATGTCTGTTCTAATTTCTGGTTGCTACACTCTAAGATCCCTAAAACTTTTGGGTTAAATTGTATTCTTATTCTCTTACCTTGTTAAAATGATGAATCCTTTCTGGGTAtaccattttaattcaacaaattttcaaaaattttattgtataactatttttgattttgatatttgcccaccttgtagtggccaaaaaaatttttttaaatatttttaaaaaactcttttcttgaataatatactattttataagttgccaacaggtaaaaacagccatttttatcactttttccaTAAGCTGTAGCgctcttattttacatcatacagaggacAAAAAGGGCTTTTTTTGAAAGAGATGGGACTTCATCTTAGTATACTCAAAATTCATTgcgttacataaccaaatcttgtaatgtttactgaagttatgtttacaaattggtttttttttttttcaaattttggcctcaaaataaataatgaagggcttagggtaacacaGGCCTgtgttttaccttttaactcttaggtactagtagtacttataaaaaaagattggacTGTTACAGAgtgttcttcattaaaaaaatggccaccaaatcataagattttgaaaatgtctcatttttggagccctaaaaccacatgtgggacagatggcaaatatcagaaatttttacagcagtgggtactttatatactgtaaaaccatataaaattcattttgttactcaaaggggttgacaagtaatgaagccatcaaaactgcTAAATCACCATTCCTTCTAACCGTgaacaatatatacaaaaaattcaaagcaTGAATTTTTCAGATGATAATAATGTAGgcttactatacaaaatattttgatatgtctataatgagatagcttatattctacATAGTTTATTACTTAAAGTATGATTCATACACTCATACTCATATTTAAAAACGAATGTGAATAtacatgcatggacatgaatgtttgcataatcctgaatgtaaacattgtagaaggctcagttactgttatgattttatatgttgtattgttgctagtaTTGTTGTATTActgcaaagacaatattaaaaatataataactattttctGTTCTGATAAAGATATTCAAGAGACTGGAGAATATTTCAGTTcttgttatcaggtaatcacaacattCCTATAAACAAGAACCTTTCATAGTTATGTTCCAAGAAGTCAGAAATGTTCTGAAAGTCTGGGCAACCTCTcaatcagaaacatttacgttAGTATCATTAgcgtttctgattgctttataggtttaccaaagccaaaatgtaaaaatttgtctGCTGCGTATACAATGACAAGTGGTGGGTAGGcaaagtcattgaagtcaaaatacatgaaaatgaagaggaatatcgaatacactttttccatccacaGGGTCCTGGTTCTTCATTCAAGAAAtaattgagggataatcaaacatgggttcaactggaaaatattttagattctCAGGCCTTcagagtttttttattaactactggAAGAGGtcacaacattacaccaaagatgaatgaggacttatgagttctactcaataaaaaaatggcaggagcactaagttatattagttaagtttgttatcaaaaagtgcaacaTTTATTCATatcttccattagcaggagtaaaataaggtaaaagtgaattgaactaCTTGCTActgtatttaaattgtttataattttgtaattgcctctttattaattatcaatttattcattctaatgagtttggttgtaatttttataatctgaaaaaatacatagcATTAATATTTTTGGACACATTGTAGAcggaacagtgtttttagcagttttattggcttcattactcgtcaacccgtttaagtaaaaaaataaatttatttggttttaaagtaCGTGAAAAGTATTTATTGCTGCtataatatttcagatttttgccacctgtcgtCCCGTATGTGgttaaaaatgagacattttcaaaatcttatgatttggtagccatttttttaaatgaaggacacttggtaacagtccaatttttttttaataagtattagtAGTAGCTAagagttaaaaagtaaaagacaGGTCTGTTACCTTAagctcttcattatttattttgggaccaaaatttaaagaaacaatttgtaaacgtaacttcagtaaacattacaagatttggttatgtaacaaaataaattttgagtacactaagataaggttccatctttactctttccaaaaagccctttttgacctctgtTTGATGTagaataagaatgctacagcttatggaaaaaattacaaaaatggctgtttttacctatTGGCAAGTTAGAAAGTAGTCTGTtactcaagaaaaattaaaaaaaaaaataatattttttgcccattgcaaggtgggtagttatataccaaataattatcaaaatccaaaatagtgatgcactgatcatttgttga comes from Lycorma delicatula isolate Av1 chromosome 3, ASM4794821v1, whole genome shotgun sequence and encodes:
- the LOC142321143 gene encoding dimethyladenosine transferase-like, with the translated sequence MVYPERIHHFNKVGKNNFRPPPKVESNVVRIEPRNPPPPINFKEWDGLTRIAFVRKNKTLSAAFKQSTVLALLEKNYTTACSLMNKAIPEGFDIKEKIESILSDCGAAEKRARVMDIDDFIMLLHAFNKEGIHFS